A genomic stretch from Xanthocytophaga agilis includes:
- a CDS encoding cation-transporting P-type ATPase: protein MEQELEMPVDTDIAKGLTETEAAQRLEQYGPNAIETQKKESLFLLFIRQFKSLIVAILALAAVVSFSFGDWLEGFAIIGVLLINAITGFILEWQAMRSMDALKELDVTMARVIRDANVKEIPSEKVTIGDIIWLEAGDIVPADAHVVEANQLQSDESALTGESLPVEKKPGEPDENAPLAEQIHRLFKGTAVVNGNGKAIVTDIGAKTELGKISKMVESATQTSTPLEKKLESLTQKLIWVTAVLAVLYFVFGLLQGKDLLTLLKTSIALAIAAIPEGLAIVATISLAYGMLRLAKKNVIIKRLSSVETLGSANVVFSDKTGTLTLNQIEVNTICLPEGTLEVRVNTEDKKQALVSGDGELVKNTSYQKLVELSVLCNNAHITPDTNTGDPLEIALLQWIDLQQIHAEDLTQKNRRINEIAFSSETRIMATIHQNEAGYLVAVKGAVEEVLSRCNNSLDAGQEISLDEAGKKKWVDISEQLAAKGLRSIAFAFRQTSTLPADDALLQDLTWVAMIGFLDPPRLEVVPSLKSCHDAGIRVIMVTGDHPSTAQHIGETIGLTDASVKPMTGRDIPDLKQLNEKDKKRLLDTRIFARVSPGQKLDLISLYQDQGDIVGMTGDGINDAPALKKADIGIAMGLRGTQVARETADMVLKDDSFVSVVAAIAQGRIIFGNIRKFIMYLVSCNLSEIFVVTASGFLSLGLPLTPLQILFLNVVTDVFPALALGIGKGDSSVMRHSPRDPKSPILSKPHWMAVIIYALLMTGSVMFAAFYSAEVLGINAADDNNIVFYSLSLAQLFHVFNLASGNSGLFRNEITKNRYVWLAVVVCMGILALTYYIPVLREALNIQNLHPIEWIVVLVASLAPLVLIQILKRLRVIW from the coding sequence ATGGAACAGGAATTGGAAATGCCAGTAGACACAGATATAGCTAAGGGGCTCACGGAGACAGAAGCTGCTCAGCGTCTGGAGCAATATGGCCCTAATGCTATTGAAACTCAAAAGAAAGAAAGCCTTTTTTTACTATTTATCAGGCAGTTTAAGAGCCTGATTGTAGCTATTCTTGCCTTGGCCGCTGTTGTGTCATTTTCATTTGGTGACTGGCTGGAAGGATTTGCTATTATAGGTGTATTACTTATTAATGCAATTACCGGATTTATTCTGGAATGGCAGGCTATGCGATCAATGGATGCGCTCAAGGAGTTAGATGTTACCATGGCCCGGGTAATCCGAGACGCAAATGTGAAAGAAATTCCTTCTGAAAAAGTAACTATTGGAGATATAATCTGGCTGGAAGCCGGAGATATTGTTCCAGCAGATGCGCATGTTGTAGAAGCGAATCAACTACAATCTGATGAATCTGCCCTGACAGGCGAGTCATTGCCTGTTGAGAAGAAACCTGGTGAACCGGATGAGAATGCACCACTAGCTGAACAGATTCATCGGTTATTTAAAGGAACTGCTGTTGTCAATGGAAATGGAAAAGCTATTGTTACAGATATTGGCGCAAAGACCGAACTTGGAAAGATTTCTAAGATGGTGGAATCTGCTACGCAGACATCTACCCCTCTGGAAAAGAAGCTGGAATCTCTTACCCAAAAACTCATCTGGGTTACAGCTGTACTGGCTGTATTATATTTTGTATTCGGACTGTTACAAGGAAAGGATCTGTTGACTCTTCTAAAAACATCCATTGCTTTGGCTATTGCAGCTATTCCTGAGGGATTAGCTATCGTGGCTACTATCTCGTTAGCCTACGGAATGCTGCGACTGGCTAAAAAGAATGTTATCATTAAACGACTTTCCTCTGTAGAGACATTGGGAAGTGCCAATGTGGTTTTTTCTGATAAAACAGGTACTCTTACTCTGAACCAGATAGAGGTAAATACAATCTGTCTGCCAGAAGGTACACTAGAAGTTCGGGTAAATACAGAGGATAAAAAACAGGCTCTGGTGTCTGGAGATGGCGAGTTGGTAAAAAATACATCGTATCAGAAACTAGTAGAATTGTCTGTGTTGTGTAACAATGCACATATAACACCAGACACAAACACAGGCGATCCGTTGGAAATTGCTTTACTACAATGGATAGATCTACAGCAGATTCATGCCGAAGACCTGACACAGAAGAATCGGCGTATAAATGAAATTGCTTTCAGTTCGGAAACACGAATTATGGCTACTATTCACCAGAATGAAGCTGGCTATCTGGTAGCAGTCAAAGGAGCTGTTGAGGAGGTCTTGTCGCGTTGTAACAACTCTTTGGATGCTGGACAGGAGATATCACTGGATGAGGCAGGAAAGAAAAAATGGGTAGATATATCCGAACAACTAGCCGCCAAAGGACTGCGATCTATCGCTTTTGCGTTTCGGCAAACGTCTACACTTCCGGCAGATGATGCCTTGTTACAGGATCTGACATGGGTAGCCATGATTGGATTTCTGGACCCACCTCGTTTGGAGGTAGTGCCTTCTCTAAAATCATGTCATGATGCAGGCATTCGTGTGATTATGGTTACTGGCGATCATCCTTCTACTGCTCAACATATCGGAGAAACCATCGGACTTACAGACGCATCTGTTAAACCAATGACTGGACGAGATATTCCTGATCTGAAGCAATTAAACGAGAAAGACAAAAAACGTTTGTTGGATACCCGAATTTTTGCCCGTGTGAGTCCTGGTCAAAAACTGGATTTGATTAGTCTTTACCAGGATCAGGGTGATATTGTAGGTATGACTGGTGATGGTATTAACGATGCTCCTGCTCTGAAGAAAGCTGACATCGGGATTGCTATGGGACTGAGAGGCACTCAGGTAGCCAGAGAAACTGCGGATATGGTATTGAAAGATGATTCGTTTGTCTCTGTTGTGGCTGCCATTGCACAGGGACGAATTATTTTTGGCAATATCCGGAAGTTTATCATGTATCTGGTTTCCTGTAATCTTAGTGAGATTTTTGTGGTAACAGCTTCCGGCTTTTTAAGTCTGGGGTTACCCCTGACTCCTTTACAGATTTTATTCCTTAATGTAGTGACAGATGTTTTTCCTGCGTTGGCATTGGGAATAGGAAAAGGTGATTCTTCTGTTATGCGTCATTCCCCAAGAGATCCCAAGTCTCCCATCTTGTCTAAGCCACACTGGATGGCTGTAATTATTTATGCCTTGCTGATGACAGGGTCAGTTATGTTTGCCGCTTTTTATAGCGCAGAGGTGCTAGGTATCAATGCGGCTGATGATAACAACATTGTGTTTTACAGTTTGTCACTTGCACAGTTATTCCACGTATTCAACCTGGCTTCAGGTAACTCAGGTTTATTCCGGAATGAGATTACAAAGAATCGATATGTTTGGCTAGCTGTTGTTGTTTGTATGGGTATTCTGGCTCTTACGTATTACATTCCTGTTTTGCGGGAAGCTTTGAATATTCAGAATCTTCACCCTATAGAATGGATAGTGGTATTGGTAGCCAGCCTGGCTCCTTTAGTACTGATACAGATTTTGAAGCGATTACGTGTGATATGGTAA
- a CDS encoding GrpB family protein, which translates to MAEQSHPAVKQIEIVAYDVHWPHYYEQERETIFSLSNGQLLKIEHIGSTAILGQEAKPVIDMMGAVECLQQIDDFLADLAAIGYQLTETGMRNRLFLVKAAMESEPTYHLHLVELHSWEGRKERMLRDYLLTHPEAVKAYSELKRKLAELYPCDTLAYTKAKTSFVQSVIDQVCDERGLPRMDVWEE; encoded by the coding sequence ATGGCAGAACAATCTCACCCAGCAGTTAAACAAATCGAAATAGTTGCATATGATGTCCACTGGCCACACTATTATGAACAGGAGAGAGAGACCATTTTTTCATTAAGTAATGGTCAATTACTAAAAATAGAACATATCGGAAGTACTGCCATTCTTGGACAAGAGGCCAAACCTGTTATTGATATGATGGGAGCAGTGGAATGCTTACAACAAATAGATGATTTTTTAGCTGACCTGGCTGCTATTGGTTATCAGCTAACAGAAACCGGAATGCGAAACCGACTTTTTCTTGTAAAAGCAGCGATGGAGAGTGAACCGACTTATCACCTGCATCTTGTAGAATTACATTCCTGGGAAGGACGGAAAGAACGAATGCTGCGGGATTATTTACTGACACATCCTGAAGCTGTAAAGGCTTACAGTGAGTTAAAACGCAAACTGGCCGAACTATATCCTTGTGATACTTTGGCATATACAAAAGCCAAAACCAGTTTTGTCCAATCTGTTATTGACCAGGTTTGTGATGAACGGGGATTACCCCGAATGGATGTATGGGAAGAGTAA
- a CDS encoding RagB/SusD family nutrient uptake outer membrane protein translates to MILTILSAITFLCSTSCGDNFLAKEPLGRYSPESLQNAAGVEGLLVGAYGMLDGIPVGTGQSDWHGSIHSWIFGDVVSDDAYKGTDAGDQPEQTFLETYQWLETNNHVRGKWSALYNGVARTNQVLQTLTKATDMDPARAAQVTAEARFLRGLYHFEAKRMWNNIPYYDETIYNSSDPSSVKISNTEDAWPKIIADFEAAISVLPAKQPGFPGRPTRYSAMAMLAKCYMFQAFDIATGTARLDNINKAKPLLDTIITSGRYTLMPQYHQNWSADPANRNNAESIFEVQYQVTAAADGGGNAGMDLAWPYNNGPGGCCGFYQPSQNLVNAHKTDPVTGLPLLDTFNETDVKSDEGVKSGDPFTAETGTLDPRLDWSVGRRSIPYMDWGTHPGRDWIRDQAYGGPYSPKKHIPEKRNSGVSGNVRRHANNYRMVRYAHVLLWAAECEVELGNLEKAREYVNLIRARAANPAGMVLTSGGTPAANYFIKEYDAPWTDAETARKAVRFEHRLEFALEGTRFFDLVRWGIAAQTLNTFLTKEQVRRTYLNGAQFIKGKHEYYPIPFQEIVNTKVDGKDVLVQNPGYN, encoded by the coding sequence ATGATACTTACCATTCTTTCTGCCATTACTTTCTTATGCAGTACCTCTTGTGGAGACAACTTTCTGGCGAAAGAACCTCTGGGACGTTACAGTCCTGAAAGCTTACAAAATGCAGCTGGCGTAGAAGGATTGCTGGTTGGAGCTTATGGGATGCTGGATGGAATTCCGGTAGGTACTGGGCAGAGTGACTGGCACGGTTCAATACATTCCTGGATATTTGGAGATGTAGTTTCAGATGATGCCTATAAGGGTACAGATGCAGGGGATCAACCAGAGCAAACATTCCTGGAAACCTATCAGTGGCTGGAGACTAATAATCATGTTCGGGGTAAGTGGAGTGCCCTTTACAATGGAGTTGCACGTACCAATCAGGTTTTGCAAACCTTGACAAAAGCTACTGATATGGATCCTGCCCGGGCAGCTCAGGTTACTGCTGAAGCTAGATTTTTACGGGGATTATATCATTTTGAGGCAAAAAGGATGTGGAATAACATTCCATATTACGATGAAACGATTTACAACTCTTCAGATCCTAGTAGTGTCAAAATTTCTAATACAGAGGATGCCTGGCCAAAAATCATAGCTGATTTTGAGGCCGCAATAAGTGTATTGCCTGCAAAGCAGCCCGGATTTCCCGGACGGCCTACACGTTATTCTGCTATGGCAATGCTTGCCAAGTGCTACATGTTTCAAGCCTTTGATATAGCTACGGGAACTGCCAGGCTGGATAATATTAACAAAGCAAAACCTTTACTGGATACTATCATTACCAGTGGAAGGTATACATTGATGCCTCAGTATCATCAAAACTGGTCAGCAGATCCTGCCAACCGAAACAATGCCGAATCCATTTTTGAAGTACAATATCAGGTAACAGCAGCAGCCGATGGAGGTGGAAATGCTGGGATGGATCTGGCATGGCCATATAATAATGGTCCTGGAGGATGTTGCGGGTTTTATCAGCCTTCCCAAAATCTTGTAAATGCACACAAAACAGATCCTGTTACAGGACTTCCTCTGTTGGATACATTTAATGAAACAGATGTAAAAAGTGATGAAGGAGTTAAGTCTGGCGATCCATTTACAGCCGAAACAGGTACATTAGACCCTCGTCTGGATTGGAGTGTAGGACGTCGGAGTATTCCTTATATGGACTGGGGAACTCATCCGGGACGTGACTGGATACGTGATCAGGCGTATGGTGGACCCTACTCACCTAAAAAGCATATTCCTGAAAAACGAAATTCTGGCGTATCTGGCAACGTACGAAGACATGCGAATAATTATCGTATGGTACGTTATGCACATGTGTTGTTATGGGCTGCCGAATGTGAAGTAGAACTTGGCAATCTGGAAAAAGCACGTGAGTATGTAAATCTGATTCGTGCACGGGCCGCCAATCCTGCTGGCATGGTACTTACGTCTGGTGGTACACCTGCTGCCAACTATTTCATAAAAGAATACGATGCTCCATGGACAGACGCAGAAACTGCACGTAAAGCAGTTCGGTTTGAGCATCGACTGGAATTTGCCCTGGAAGGAACACGTTTCTTCGATCTAGTACGTTGGGGAATTGCAGCACAAACGCTTAATACATTCCTGACTAAAGAACAAGTGCGACGAACGTATTTGAATGGAGCTCAGTTTATCAAGGGCAAACATGAATACTACCCAATCCCTTTTCAGGAAATTGTCAACACAAAGGTAGATGGAAAAGATGTTCTTGTTCAGAACCCTGGTTATAATTAG
- a CDS encoding TonB-dependent receptor, translated as MHHFYTLTLCVLEKKSSFSDAQACRKGNNAFKSRFLYVFFALIIGLVFTSLPLSAQSRTVTGKITSAEDGSELPGVSVLVKGTTSGSTTNVNGQYSLTVNGNDAVLIFSFIGYTSQEITVGARSTIDVKLAPDVTSLGEVVVTGYTTQQKKDLTSAVAVVNSKDLLAVAATSVQQQLQGRAPGVFVTSSNVPGQGANVRIRGYGTIGNNDPLYIIDGVPTKDNLANFNQNDIESIQILKDATSASIYGARAGNGVVIITTKKGKSGKPRVTFDAYYGVQQHGKLLDLLNTAEYGQYLWNSKRNAGVVNATTGNPEHGQYGNGVDPVIPDYIVPSGAFEGDPRVDPSKYSRNRYLADGSNNPAFGRDVFQITRANKIGTNWLEEVLNRAPMQNYQLGVSGGNETAKYAFSAGYFNQKGMIIHNGFERYSVRANTDFSINKRIRIGENLQVLYARRTGLFGDQNESNEISFALRMQPIVPVYDIAGNFAGTLGNNLGNARNPVALLYRNKDNGYQDMRIFGNVYTEVDLLKGMTARTSFGLDGTVGRGKNARTPDWENSEASRYYEYTADFNYRSAWTWTNTLNYKVKVKEIHDINATIGTEAIRQYGENQNGFRSRYATTATLFPENLEFLDAGNPQFQTNSGSIRNDNTLFSMFGQINYSLMGKYLLSATLRRDASSRFLSASRWATFPAVSLGWRISEESFLKSISWITDLKIRGGWGQTGNQDGINDYNSFEYYDTDVTRGGYSVVGNPNGYDVTYSLRKFGNPQGKWETTTSTNLGFDLGLFNSRVEVTFDWYNRQTDDVLLQIDLPRALGNADIPFYNAAGVRNRGVDLGITLRDRIAEKVDVSLGLIYSSYRNTVTVIDPLNNDAFIPGISLRTPAVTRSQKGYPLSSFYGYVVDGIIQESTDETGGKVDGVAFPGYYDAVIYTDLNGDGVREPHKGIGRFKYRDINGDKQITAAGDQQYIGNPHPKFNYGVNLSLGYKGIELTAFLQGVSGNDIFNYIRYWTDFNTFQGNRSRRVLYDSWAPDNRNAKLPILNEKDAVSSRPSSYFIEKGSYARLKNLQLAYSFPNSLTSKAGLGTARVYVQAQNLFTITNYTGLDPEMQLRDNNNNQIGVDEAITPVSKVILFGLSLGF; from the coding sequence ATGCATCACTTTTACACACTTACCCTATGTGTATTGGAAAAGAAATCTTCTTTTTCTGATGCCCAAGCTTGTAGAAAAGGAAACAACGCTTTCAAAAGCCGCTTTCTTTATGTCTTTTTTGCCCTTATAATCGGGTTAGTCTTTACCTCACTGCCACTAAGTGCTCAATCGCGAACAGTGACAGGAAAAATTACTTCTGCAGAAGATGGCTCTGAGTTACCAGGAGTTAGTGTACTGGTAAAAGGAACTACCAGTGGCTCTACAACCAACGTTAATGGACAATACAGTCTGACCGTTAATGGAAACGATGCTGTGCTTATCTTTAGCTTTATTGGGTATACCTCACAAGAGATAACCGTAGGAGCAAGAAGTACAATAGATGTTAAGTTAGCACCAGATGTCACCTCTTTGGGTGAAGTAGTTGTTACAGGTTATACCACCCAGCAGAAAAAAGATTTAACCAGTGCGGTTGCCGTTGTAAATTCTAAAGATCTTTTGGCTGTAGCGGCTACCAGTGTACAACAACAATTGCAGGGAAGAGCACCTGGAGTATTTGTCACAAGCAGCAATGTACCTGGACAGGGAGCCAATGTTCGCATACGTGGTTATGGAACCATAGGTAATAATGATCCTTTGTACATTATCGATGGAGTACCTACAAAGGATAACTTGGCTAATTTCAACCAGAATGACATAGAATCTATTCAAATCCTGAAAGATGCTACTTCCGCTTCTATTTATGGAGCCAGAGCAGGGAATGGTGTGGTCATCATCACCACTAAAAAAGGAAAATCTGGAAAGCCCAGAGTAACTTTTGATGCATACTATGGCGTACAACAACATGGGAAATTGCTTGATCTGCTAAATACTGCTGAATATGGTCAGTATTTATGGAATAGCAAACGTAATGCTGGAGTAGTGAATGCTACGACCGGTAATCCGGAACATGGTCAGTATGGTAATGGGGTAGATCCTGTAATCCCTGATTATATTGTTCCCAGTGGTGCATTTGAAGGCGATCCACGGGTAGATCCATCTAAGTATAGTCGAAATCGGTACTTGGCTGATGGGTCAAATAATCCAGCTTTTGGTAGAGATGTGTTTCAGATTACCAGAGCCAATAAGATAGGTACTAACTGGCTGGAAGAAGTACTGAACCGGGCTCCTATGCAAAATTACCAACTGGGAGTATCAGGTGGCAACGAAACCGCCAAGTATGCTTTCTCTGCTGGTTATTTCAATCAGAAAGGGATGATTATCCATAATGGTTTTGAGCGGTATTCTGTTCGGGCAAACACAGATTTCTCAATTAATAAACGCATTCGGATAGGAGAGAACCTGCAGGTATTATATGCCCGCCGAACTGGTTTGTTTGGAGATCAGAATGAAAGTAATGAAATTTCATTTGCCTTACGGATGCAGCCAATTGTCCCTGTATACGATATAGCTGGAAACTTCGCAGGTACGTTAGGCAATAACCTGGGTAATGCCCGTAATCCGGTAGCTTTATTGTATCGAAACAAAGACAACGGATACCAGGACATGCGGATTTTTGGCAATGTATACACAGAAGTAGATCTTCTGAAAGGAATGACTGCACGTACCAGCTTTGGTTTGGATGGAACTGTAGGAAGAGGAAAAAATGCTCGTACGCCAGACTGGGAAAACTCAGAAGCTTCCCGTTACTATGAATATACTGCCGATTTCAATTACCGCAGTGCATGGACATGGACAAATACCTTGAATTACAAAGTAAAAGTAAAAGAGATCCATGATATCAATGCTACTATTGGTACAGAAGCAATCCGGCAATATGGTGAAAACCAGAACGGCTTCCGAAGCCGCTATGCTACTACAGCTACACTATTTCCTGAGAACCTGGAATTTCTGGATGCAGGTAATCCGCAATTCCAGACCAACAGCGGATCAATCCGTAATGACAATACGTTGTTTTCCATGTTTGGACAGATTAATTACTCTCTGATGGGTAAGTATCTGTTATCTGCTACATTACGACGTGATGCTTCTTCCCGGTTTCTTTCTGCCTCCCGTTGGGCTACTTTCCCAGCTGTATCTTTGGGCTGGCGGATTTCCGAAGAGAGCTTCCTGAAAAGTATCAGCTGGATTACTGATCTTAAAATACGGGGAGGTTGGGGGCAAACAGGTAATCAGGACGGAATCAATGATTATAACTCATTTGAGTACTATGATACCGACGTAACTCGTGGAGGATATAGTGTTGTAGGTAATCCTAATGGCTACGATGTAACATATTCATTACGCAAGTTTGGTAATCCTCAAGGCAAGTGGGAAACTACTACCTCTACTAACCTTGGTTTCGATTTAGGATTATTTAACAGCAGAGTAGAAGTCACTTTTGACTGGTATAACCGTCAGACAGATGATGTATTGTTGCAGATTGACTTGCCTCGGGCATTAGGTAACGCTGATATTCCTTTTTACAATGCTGCTGGTGTACGTAATCGTGGTGTAGATTTGGGAATTACCCTGCGTGACCGAATTGCTGAAAAAGTGGATGTCAGTTTAGGATTGATCTATTCCAGCTATCGGAACACTGTTACAGTTATTGATCCATTGAATAATGATGCTTTTATTCCTGGTATTAGTTTGCGGACACCTGCTGTTACCCGTTCACAGAAAGGCTATCCGTTGTCTTCTTTCTATGGATATGTAGTGGATGGCATTATACAGGAATCAACAGATGAAACAGGTGGTAAAGTAGATGGAGTCGCATTTCCCGGATACTATGATGCTGTCATTTATACCGACTTGAATGGAGATGGTGTGAGAGAGCCACACAAAGGAATTGGTCGATTCAAGTATCGGGATATCAATGGTGACAAGCAAATTACTGCAGCTGGTGATCAGCAATATATCGGTAATCCTCATCCCAAATTTAATTATGGAGTTAACCTGAGTTTGGGATACAAAGGCATTGAACTGACTGCCTTTCTACAGGGAGTTTCCGGCAATGATATTTTTAATTATATCCGCTATTGGACTGATTTCAATACCTTCCAGGGAAATCGTAGTCGCAGGGTATTATACGATTCTTGGGCACCTGACAACCGAAATGCGAAGTTGCCTATCCTGAATGAAAAAGATGCAGTTAGTAGCCGACCCTCCTCTTATTTCATAGAAAAGGGATCTTATGCTCGTTTGAAAAATCTACAACTGGCATATAGTTTCCCTAATTCACTTACTTCCAAAGCTGGTCTTGGTACTGCCCGGGTATACGTTCAGGCTCAGAACCTGTTTACTATTACTAACTATACGGGTCTGGATCCTGAAATGCAATTGCGTGATAATAACAACAATCAGATTGGGGTAGATGAAGCCATTACGCCTGTTTCCAAAGTAATCTTGTTTGGTTTGAGCCTAGGTTTTTGA
- a CDS encoding family 20 glycosylhydrolase produces MKKIVSGFLFLFQLHLASYAQQPQPADFKSLQVTWEVSDNNTQGKSKSTIVFSNTGNKPFPNTGWTIFFNASGFKAQDTTQAIIRLVNGDLFALTPGPKFGALPAGGSKKVEVTGGAIRNVSGLPIGFYISADHTPTKGYPLNVVVKPLFNTEKNDFLVANRIYKQNQQIANIPAEKLVKIFPTPVKYTETADKFILDPTVVISADASFKNETEELTRYITQLTGKKSASQAKAKGKAIVLSKIAGLAPEEYKLTVTKNRITISASTSTGAFYGIQSLISLIPSSVKNTDKTISISGVDVSDSPRFGYRALQIDVARNFHSKAELLKILDLMALYKLNVFHFHFSEDEAWRLEIPSLPELTKVGSKRAATPDSKDHLYPSFGSGADTTSSGSGYYTKADFIEILKYANQRHIRVIPEIESPGHARAAIKAMDARYERLMKLGQPEEALKYLLRDPNDKSQYRSVQGWDDNVINIALPSTYNFMETVVDDIRKMYQEANAPLEMIHFGGDEVPAGVWEKSPAVNALLRPEGELKTPNDLWNYYFTKVNALLNKRNLSMYGWEESGLVKTFVNGKAVWEPNTELAKKKIQVDVWNNLPGSGAEDLAYRMANKGIKVVLTAVTNFYFDLAYNQSFDEPGYFWGGYVDIDKPFYFIPFDYLKNLKDNDGNPINPAIIKGREQLTEFGKSNIVGLQGAIWSENIRTPERLEYMLLPKMFGLAERAWSKEPEWAKENDAAKSERLYQTAWSEFINVVAKRELPRLDQYAGGFQYRVPTPGAVINQGQVEANVQFPEFSIHYTTDGSEPTLNSPVYSGPIKEKGTIKLKSFNLTGRGSHTVLVTNQ; encoded by the coding sequence ATGAAAAAAATTGTCTCGGGATTCTTATTTCTCTTCCAATTGCATCTGGCTTCGTATGCACAGCAACCACAACCTGCCGATTTCAAAAGCTTACAGGTAACCTGGGAAGTATCAGATAACAATACACAAGGAAAATCCAAATCTACTATTGTCTTTTCAAATACAGGTAACAAGCCATTTCCGAATACAGGCTGGACTATCTTCTTCAACGCATCAGGATTCAAGGCACAGGATACTACTCAAGCAATAATCAGACTGGTAAATGGAGATTTATTTGCGTTGACTCCTGGTCCCAAGTTTGGAGCATTACCAGCAGGAGGATCTAAAAAAGTAGAAGTAACAGGTGGTGCAATCCGAAATGTATCAGGGCTACCAATAGGATTCTATATCAGTGCGGATCATACACCTACTAAAGGATATCCTCTGAATGTGGTTGTAAAACCATTATTCAATACTGAAAAGAATGATTTTCTGGTTGCCAACCGCATCTACAAACAAAACCAGCAGATTGCCAATATTCCTGCAGAAAAGTTGGTCAAAATATTTCCTACTCCTGTTAAATATACAGAAACAGCAGATAAATTCATCCTTGATCCTACAGTAGTGATTTCTGCGGATGCCAGTTTCAAAAATGAAACAGAGGAATTAACCAGATATATCACCCAACTGACAGGGAAAAAATCAGCATCCCAAGCTAAAGCCAAAGGTAAAGCTATTGTTCTCTCAAAAATAGCAGGGTTAGCCCCAGAAGAATACAAACTTACTGTTACAAAAAACAGAATTACTATTTCTGCTTCTACTTCAACAGGAGCCTTTTACGGTATTCAATCGCTTATCTCACTTATACCTTCTTCAGTTAAAAATACAGACAAAACTATTTCTATTTCAGGTGTAGATGTAAGTGACTCACCACGGTTTGGCTACCGGGCCTTACAGATTGATGTAGCCCGGAACTTTCATTCAAAAGCAGAACTGCTAAAGATACTGGATCTTATGGCTTTATATAAGCTAAATGTTTTTCACTTCCACTTTAGCGAAGATGAAGCATGGAGACTTGAGATTCCTTCCTTACCAGAACTTACCAAAGTTGGTTCCAAACGAGCTGCTACACCAGATAGTAAAGATCATCTTTATCCTTCCTTTGGTTCAGGTGCGGATACCACTAGCAGTGGTTCGGGCTATTATACGAAAGCCGATTTTATTGAGATTCTGAAATATGCTAATCAACGTCATATCCGGGTGATCCCAGAGATTGAATCACCTGGTCATGCAAGGGCAGCCATTAAAGCAATGGATGCACGATACGAAAGGCTGATGAAGCTTGGACAACCAGAAGAAGCTCTGAAATATCTTCTACGTGATCCGAATGACAAATCTCAGTACCGGTCTGTACAAGGGTGGGATGACAACGTGATCAATATTGCATTACCATCTACTTATAACTTTATGGAAACTGTAGTGGATGACATCCGGAAAATGTATCAGGAAGCCAATGCACCTTTGGAAATGATTCATTTTGGAGGAGATGAAGTACCAGCAGGTGTATGGGAGAAATCTCCGGCAGTCAATGCATTACTACGCCCGGAAGGCGAATTAAAAACTCCCAATGATTTGTGGAACTACTACTTCACAAAAGTTAATGCCTTACTTAACAAACGTAACTTATCCATGTATGGATGGGAAGAATCAGGGCTGGTAAAAACGTTCGTGAATGGTAAAGCAGTATGGGAACCTAATACGGAGTTGGCAAAGAAAAAAATACAGGTAGATGTGTGGAACAATCTACCAGGCTCAGGAGCCGAAGATTTAGCCTATCGTATGGCAAATAAAGGTATAAAAGTAGTCTTGACTGCAGTAACCAACTTCTACTTTGATCTGGCATACAATCAATCTTTTGATGAGCCGGGTTATTTTTGGGGTGGCTATGTAGATATAGACAAACCGTTTTACTTCATTCCTTTCGACTATCTGAAAAACTTAAAAGACAATGATGGTAATCCGATTAATCCAGCTATTATCAAAGGGAGAGAGCAGTTAACAGAGTTTGGCAAATCAAACATTGTGGGTTTACAGGGAGCCATCTGGAGTGAGAATATTCGTACACCAGAAAGACTAGAGTATATGTTACTACCCAAAATGTTTGGATTAGCGGAAAGAGCCTGGTCAAAAGAACCAGAATGGGCAAAAGAGAATGATGCAGCAAAAAGTGAAAGGTTATACCAGACTGCCTGGTCAGAGTTTATCAATGTGGTTGCGAAAAGAGAACTTCCTCGTCTGGATCAGTATGCAGGTGGATTTCAATACAGAGTACCAACACCTGGAGCAGTTATCAATCAGGGACAAGTCGAGGCAAATGTTCAGTTTCCAGAATTTAGTATTCACTACACCACTGATGGATCTGAACCAACTTTAAACAGTCCAGTATATAGTGGTCCTATCAAAGAAAAAGGTACAATCAAGTTAAAAAGCTTTAACCTGACAGGAAGAGGCAGTCATACAGTATTGGTGACTAACCAGTAA